One region of Budorcas taxicolor isolate Tak-1 chromosome 3, Takin1.1, whole genome shotgun sequence genomic DNA includes:
- the FCGR1A gene encoding high affinity immunoglobulin gamma Fc receptor I gives MWLMIALILGAPVAEPVDPTKAVITLKPPWVSVFQEENVTLLCEGPHLPGDTATQWFLNGTAIKTLAPRYSINGATFDDSGEYKCQTGLSMPSDPVQLEVHSDWLLLQVSSRVFLEGDPLVLRCHAWKNMEVYKMLFYKDGKSFWFSHRDSEFTILKTNLSHNGIYHCSGERRRRYTSAGVSITIKELFPAPVLRTSFSSPHQEGNLVNLSCETKLPSEKPDLQLYFSFYVGNKTLMSRTTSSEYQTFIAKTEDPGLYWCEAATEDGNLIKRSPELELPVLGLQSTTPVWFHFLFYLAVGIMFLVDSALCIVIHKELQRKKMWNLEIYLDSLDSGHGKKVPPTFKNIDN, from the exons ATGTGGCTCATGATAGCTCTGATCCTTGGGG CTCCAGTTGCTGAGCCGGTGG ACCCCACAAAGGCAGTGATCACCTTGAAGCCTCCATGGGTCAGTGTATTCCAAGAAGAAAATGTAACCTTATTGTGTGAGGGGCCCCACCTGCCTGGGGACACCGCTACACAGTGGTTTCTCAATGGCACAGCCATCAAGACCCTGGCCCCCAGATACAGTATTAATGGTGCTACATTTGATGACAGTGGTGAATACAAGTGCCAGACAGGCCTCTCAATGCCAAGTGACCCAGTACAGCTAGAAGTCCACAGTG ATTGGCTACTACTCCAGGTCTCTAGCAGAGTCTTCTTAGAAGGGGACCCTCTGGTCTTGAGGTGTCATGCATGGAAGAATATGGAGGTGTACAAAATGCTTTTCTACAAAGATGGCAAGTCCTTTTGGTTTTCTCATCGGGATTCTGAATTCACCATTCTGAAAACCAACTTGAGTCACAACGGCATCTATCACTGCTCGGGTGAGAGAAGGCGTCGCTACACATCAGCAGGAGTATCTATCACTATAAAAG AGCTATTTCCAGCCCCTGTGCTGAGAACATCCTTCTCATCCCCTCACCAAGAGGGGAATCTGGTCAACCTGAGCTGTGAAACAAAGTTGCCCTCAGAGAAGCCTGATCTGCAGCTTTACTTCTCCTTCTATGTGGGAAACAAGACCCTAATGAGCAGGACCACATCCTCTGAATACCAGACATTCATTGCTAAAACAGAAGACCCTGGGCTATACTGGTGTGAAGCTGCCACAGAAGATGGAAATCTTATCAAGCGCAGCCCTGAGCTGGAGCTTCCAGTGCTTG GCCTCCAGTCAACAACTCCTGtctggtttcattttcttttctatctggCAGTGGGGATAATGTTTTTGGTGGACAGTGCTTTATGTATTGTAATACATAAGgaactacaaagaaagaaaatgtggaatttagaaatcTATTTGGACTCTCTGGACTCTGGTCATGGGAAGAAGGTACCTCCTACCTTCAAAAACATAGACAATTAA